A single window of Rhizobium sp. NLR16a DNA harbors:
- a CDS encoding ABC transporter ATP-binding protein, whose amino-acid sequence MAEIRLENIRKSFGAFEVIKGVTMEIRRGEFMVFVGPSGCGKSTLLRLISGLEDITSGTLAFDGETVNRHAPSKRGIAMVFQSYALYPHMTVFDNMAFGMKLSGSNRDECRRRVEQAAGMLQLSSFLDRLPRQLSGGQRQRVAIGRAIVRDPKVFLFDEPLSNLDAALRVATRLEIAKLHRSMHGTTMIYVTHDQVEAMTLADRICVLRDGVVEQIGTPLELYESPNSVFVAGFIGSPKMNFLSGGQAQPYHSHTIGVRAEHVRVTAESPVWSGTVIHSEILGSDSFVYLDIGADEPLVVREAGVSRHEPGQTLGLAPLAGHIHRFDRSGRALERESMRAA is encoded by the coding sequence ATGGCAGAAATCCGATTGGAAAATATCCGCAAGAGCTTCGGCGCTTTCGAGGTGATCAAGGGTGTGACGATGGAGATCCGCAGGGGCGAGTTCATGGTGTTCGTGGGGCCGTCTGGATGTGGCAAGTCCACGCTGCTGCGGCTCATCTCCGGGCTCGAGGACATCACCTCGGGAACCCTCGCTTTCGACGGTGAGACGGTAAACCGGCACGCGCCGTCGAAGAGAGGGATCGCCATGGTGTTCCAGTCCTACGCGCTCTACCCGCATATGACGGTCTTCGACAACATGGCTTTCGGCATGAAGCTTTCCGGGAGCAACAGAGACGAATGCCGCCGGCGCGTTGAGCAGGCGGCCGGTATGCTGCAGCTCTCGTCCTTCCTGGACCGCTTGCCGCGACAGCTTTCCGGCGGACAGCGTCAGCGCGTCGCCATCGGCCGGGCGATCGTGCGCGATCCCAAGGTTTTCCTCTTCGACGAGCCGCTGTCCAACCTCGATGCGGCGCTTCGCGTCGCGACGAGGCTCGAGATCGCCAAGCTTCATCGCAGCATGCACGGCACGACGATGATCTATGTAACGCATGATCAGGTCGAGGCCATGACGCTGGCCGATCGGATCTGCGTGTTGAGGGACGGCGTCGTCGAGCAGATCGGCACGCCGCTGGAACTTTACGAAAGCCCGAATTCGGTCTTCGTCGCCGGTTTCATCGGTTCGCCGAAAATGAACTTCCTGTCGGGCGGGCAGGCGCAGCCCTATCACAGCCATACGATCGGTGTGCGCGCAGAGCATGTGCGCGTCACGGCGGAGTCGCCGGTTTGGAGTGGCACGGTCATCCATTCCGAAATCCTCGGTTCCGATAGCTTCGTTTACTTGGATATCGGGGCCGATGAACCGCTTGTCGTGCGGGAGGCCGGCGTCTCTCGACATGAGCCGGGCCAAACGCTTGGCCTCGCGCCACTTGCCGGTCACATCCACCGTTTCGACCGGTCGGGCCGGGCGCTCGAACGTGAATCCATGCGGGCTGCCTGA
- a CDS encoding ThuA domain-containing protein, translating into MTIRTVVWGENIHENTNAIVRGIYPEGMHTTIANALNTDAGISASTATLQEPEHGLSEARLAETDVLTWWGHKDHGAVSDVVVERVARRVWEGMGLLVLHSGHFSKIFKRLMGTPCALKWREAGERERLWTINPRHPIAAGIGEHFELENEEMYGEQFSVPEPLETVFISWFQGGEVFRSGLTWRRGAGNIFYFRPGHETYPTYHDATVQKVLINGVKWAYNPEGALTGITDAPNVPVEKALEPIVERGPKLHQAGEAGYR; encoded by the coding sequence GTGACTATACGCACCGTTGTGTGGGGTGAAAACATCCACGAGAATACCAATGCGATCGTCCGGGGCATCTACCCTGAAGGCATGCATACGACGATCGCCAATGCGCTGAATACCGATGCCGGCATCTCGGCGAGCACGGCGACGCTGCAGGAGCCGGAACACGGGCTGAGCGAGGCCCGGCTTGCCGAAACCGATGTCTTGACCTGGTGGGGCCACAAGGATCACGGTGCGGTGTCAGACGTCGTCGTCGAACGTGTCGCCAGGCGCGTCTGGGAGGGCATGGGCCTTCTCGTGCTGCATTCCGGCCATTTCTCCAAGATCTTCAAGCGGCTGATGGGTACCCCCTGCGCGCTGAAATGGCGCGAGGCGGGCGAGCGCGAGCGGCTGTGGACGATCAACCCGCGCCATCCGATCGCCGCCGGCATCGGCGAGCATTTCGAGCTCGAGAACGAGGAAATGTATGGCGAGCAATTCTCGGTGCCGGAGCCGCTTGAAACGGTGTTCATCTCCTGGTTCCAGGGCGGGGAAGTGTTCCGCTCGGGCCTGACCTGGCGCCGCGGCGCCGGCAACATCTTCTATTTCCGCCCGGGCCACGAGACCTATCCGACCTATCACGACGCCACGGTGCAGAAGGTGCTGATCAACGGCGTCAAGTGGGCCTACAACCCTGAAGGCGCGTTGACTGGCATTACCGACGCTCCAAATGTGCCCGTGGAAAAGGCATTGGAGCCGATCGTCGAACGCGGCCCGAAACTGCACCAAGCCGGCGAAGCCGGTTACCGCTGA
- a CDS encoding Gfo/Idh/MocA family oxidoreductase encodes MRLIILGTGGWANTHAMNFSEIAGVKIVAAVDTDEVRLRAFALRHGIPLTFTSLDDALAWGEFDAVTNVTPDRAHYSTTMKILGAGKHVLCEKPLAVNYREAKEMADAAAASGKVAMVNLTYRNVAPLQAARKMVLDGRLGAIRHFEASYLQSWLVSKAWGDWTKESQWLWRLSTKHGSNGVLGDVGIHILDFAVFAAGSDVKAAASHLKVFDKSPGNRIGEYELDANDSFLMMAELENGAAGVIHATRWATGHLNELRLRLHGDKGALEVVHTPEGSTLRACEGADADKAIWRKIEVEPVITNFQRFANAVQKGERDEPGFGHAAKLQFVLDHAVKTAGALTEL; translated from the coding sequence ATGCGCTTGATCATTCTCGGAACGGGAGGATGGGCAAACACCCATGCCATGAATTTCTCGGAAATCGCCGGCGTCAAGATTGTTGCTGCCGTTGATACCGACGAGGTCCGACTTCGGGCCTTCGCGCTCAGGCATGGCATCCCGCTTACCTTCACATCGCTCGATGACGCCCTTGCGTGGGGGGAGTTTGACGCCGTGACCAATGTGACGCCGGATCGCGCGCATTATTCCACGACAATGAAGATACTCGGCGCCGGCAAACATGTGCTCTGCGAGAAGCCCCTGGCCGTCAACTACCGCGAGGCCAAGGAGATGGCCGACGCCGCGGCGGCGTCCGGCAAGGTCGCGATGGTAAACCTTACCTATCGTAACGTGGCGCCGCTGCAGGCGGCGCGAAAGATGGTACTGGATGGCCGCCTCGGCGCGATCCGCCACTTCGAAGCCTCGTATCTGCAGAGCTGGTTGGTCTCCAAGGCCTGGGGCGACTGGACCAAAGAATCCCAATGGCTTTGGCGGCTCTCGACAAAGCACGGCTCCAATGGCGTGCTGGGCGATGTCGGTATCCACATTCTCGACTTCGCGGTTTTTGCCGCCGGAAGCGACGTCAAGGCGGCGGCGTCGCATCTCAAGGTTTTCGACAAGAGTCCTGGGAACCGGATCGGAGAATACGAACTCGATGCAAATGACAGCTTCCTGATGATGGCCGAACTCGAAAACGGGGCGGCCGGTGTCATTCATGCGACGCGCTGGGCGACAGGCCATCTGAACGAATTGCGCCTGCGCTTGCATGGAGACAAGGGGGCGCTGGAGGTGGTGCATACGCCTGAAGGCTCCACCCTCAGGGCCTGTGAAGGCGCCGATGCCGACAAGGCGATCTGGCGCAAGATCGAGGTCGAGCCGGTCATCACCAATTTCCAGAGATTTGCGAACGCCGTGCAAAAAGGGGAGAGGGATGAGCCGGGTTTCGGCCATGCCGCCAAGCTGCAATTTGTTCTTGATCACGCAGTCAAGACGGCCGGCGCCCTGACGGAGCTTTAG
- a CDS encoding DUF4112 domain-containing protein — protein sequence MPVSQAMRYPTAAELGRIRRAAAIARLMDTAVRLPLGVRIGADSVLGLIPAVGDVAGSLIGLFIIDEARRLGLPAHKLARMAVNLGVDAACGTVPLIGDLFDVYFKSHRRNVGIILEHFGISEDELNQRI from the coding sequence ATGCCAGTTTCCCAGGCCATGAGATATCCCACCGCCGCCGAACTCGGCAGAATTCGCCGCGCCGCCGCGATCGCTCGGCTCATGGACACCGCAGTCAGGTTGCCTTTGGGCGTACGGATCGGTGCAGACTCGGTTCTCGGCCTCATCCCGGCCGTCGGTGACGTTGCCGGGTCGCTTATCGGTCTTTTCATCATCGACGAAGCAAGGCGCCTCGGCCTTCCCGCGCATAAGCTCGCCCGCATGGCGGTCAATCTCGGCGTCGACGCCGCCTGCGGCACGGTTCCGCTGATCGGCGATCTCTTTGACGTCTATTTCAAGTCGCACCGCCGGAACGTCGGGATCATCCTCGAGCATTTCGGCATCAGCGAAGACGAGCTGAACCAGCGCATTTGA
- a CDS encoding alcohol dehydrogenase family protein: MTIPEKMAAVLLTGHGGLEKLVYDRDVPVPTPAEGEVLIRVTACGMNNTDVWVRQGAYGTEDDPSAVSTWRRQGNTLTFPRIQGTDTVGHIVGVGAGVDPRRIGERVMVDFSIYNRDDDSLADIDYMGHGRDGGYAEYMALPAENAHVVATDLTDVELATFCCAYLTGERMLERARLVAGERVLVTGASGGVGSAIIQLARARGAIPIAVAGPGKEAAMIDIGAEAVVTRSKGDLVEAVHSASGGQPIDVVADLVGGPLFNDLLKILRPEGRYTTAGAIAGPVVQLDLRTIYLKQLELHGSSQGSRADFRRLVDYIEGRKIRPLVGGVYPLSDFHRAQTEFMAKNFVGKLVVVPDAR, encoded by the coding sequence ATGACGATCCCGGAAAAGATGGCGGCGGTGTTGCTCACCGGCCATGGTGGCTTGGAAAAGCTCGTCTACGACAGGGACGTTCCTGTCCCAACACCGGCGGAGGGTGAGGTGTTGATCCGAGTCACTGCCTGCGGCATGAACAATACCGACGTCTGGGTGCGCCAAGGCGCCTACGGCACAGAAGATGATCCCTCCGCCGTCTCCACCTGGCGCAGGCAGGGCAATACTCTGACATTTCCACGCATCCAGGGCACCGATACCGTCGGCCATATCGTCGGCGTCGGCGCGGGCGTTGATCCGAGACGCATCGGCGAACGCGTCATGGTCGACTTCTCGATCTATAATCGCGATGACGACAGTCTTGCCGACATCGATTACATGGGCCACGGGCGGGATGGCGGCTACGCCGAATATATGGCGCTTCCGGCCGAGAACGCCCATGTCGTCGCGACCGATCTGACCGATGTCGAGCTTGCTACCTTCTGCTGCGCCTATCTGACCGGCGAACGTATGCTGGAACGGGCAAGGCTTGTCGCCGGCGAGCGCGTTCTCGTCACCGGCGCTTCGGGCGGCGTCGGTTCAGCGATCATCCAGCTCGCCCGCGCCCGCGGCGCCATCCCGATCGCGGTCGCAGGCCCCGGCAAGGAGGCGGCGATGATCGACATCGGCGCCGAAGCGGTAGTGACCCGCAGCAAGGGCGATCTTGTCGAGGCCGTCCATTCCGCAAGTGGTGGCCAGCCGATCGACGTCGTCGCAGATCTGGTCGGCGGACCGCTGTTCAACGATCTCTTGAAGATCCTGCGTCCGGAAGGCCGCTACACGACGGCCGGCGCCATCGCCGGCCCGGTCGTGCAGCTCGATCTGCGGACGATATATCTGAAGCAGCTCGAGCTGCACGGATCGAGCCAGGGGAGTCGCGCCGATTTCCGCAGGCTCGTCGACTATATCGAAGGCCGCAAAATCCGGCCCCTCGTCGGCGGCGTCTATCCGCTGTCGGACTTCCACCGGGCGCAGACCGAATTCATGGCGAAAAACTTTGTAGGCAAACTGGTCGTCGTTCCCGACGCGAGATGA
- a CDS encoding aspartate aminotransferase family protein, with amino-acid sequence MLEKSNELTAWDRDHFFHPSTHMGMHARGETPTRVVTGGEGVYITDTSGRKSLDAFAGLYCVNVGYGRQEIADAIAEQAKTLAYYHAYVGHGTEASITLAKMIIDRAPAGMSRVYFGLSGSDANETNIKLIWYYNNILGRPEKKKIISRWRGYHGSGVMTGSLTGLALFHNAFDLPRTPILHTEAPYYFRRPDRSMDEDQFSQYCADRLEEMILAEGPDTVAAFIGEPILGTGGIVPPPRGYWQKIQAVLDKYDILLVADEVVTGFGRLGTMFGSDHYGMKPDLITIAKGLTSAYAPLSGSIVSTKIWQVLVQGSDQLGAIGHGWTYSAHPICAAAGIANLELIDELGIVDNAGTTGSYFRSQLQEAVGSHRNVGEVRGDGLMAAIEFVEDRDDRRFFDPARKIGPQVASALLERGVIGRAMPQGDILGFAPPLCLSREEADVVVKAAADAIESVFKTI; translated from the coding sequence ATGCTCGAGAAAAGCAACGAACTCACCGCCTGGGACCGCGACCACTTCTTTCATCCCTCGACCCATATGGGCATGCATGCGCGCGGCGAGACGCCGACGCGGGTCGTCACCGGGGGCGAAGGTGTCTACATCACCGACACCAGCGGCCGCAAAAGCCTCGATGCCTTTGCCGGGCTTTATTGCGTCAATGTCGGCTACGGCCGCCAGGAGATCGCCGACGCCATCGCCGAACAGGCGAAGACCCTCGCCTACTACCACGCCTATGTCGGCCATGGTACGGAAGCGTCGATTACGCTTGCGAAAATGATTATCGACCGCGCGCCCGCGGGCATGAGCCGCGTCTATTTCGGCCTTTCCGGCTCGGATGCCAACGAGACCAACATCAAGCTGATCTGGTATTACAACAACATTCTCGGCCGGCCGGAAAAGAAGAAGATCATCTCGCGCTGGCGCGGCTATCACGGCTCCGGCGTCATGACCGGTAGCCTCACCGGTCTTGCGCTTTTCCACAATGCCTTCGACCTGCCGCGTACGCCCATCCTTCACACCGAGGCGCCCTATTATTTCCGCCGCCCCGACCGTTCGATGGACGAGGACCAGTTCTCGCAATATTGCGCCGACAGACTGGAGGAGATGATCCTCGCCGAAGGCCCCGATACCGTCGCCGCGTTCATCGGCGAACCGATCCTCGGCACCGGCGGCATCGTGCCGCCGCCGCGGGGCTACTGGCAGAAGATCCAGGCCGTGCTCGACAAATACGACATCCTGCTTGTTGCCGACGAAGTCGTCACCGGCTTCGGCCGTCTCGGCACCATGTTCGGCTCGGATCACTATGGCATGAAGCCGGACCTGATCACCATCGCCAAGGGCCTTACCTCGGCCTATGCTCCGCTTTCCGGCTCGATCGTTTCGACCAAGATTTGGCAGGTGCTGGTGCAGGGCTCCGATCAGCTCGGCGCAATCGGCCATGGCTGGACCTATTCCGCCCATCCGATCTGCGCTGCCGCAGGCATCGCCAATCTGGAATTGATCGACGAACTCGGCATCGTCGATAATGCCGGCACGACCGGCAGCTATTTCCGGTCGCAATTGCAGGAGGCGGTTGGCAGCCATCGGAATGTCGGCGAGGTCCGCGGCGACGGTCTGATGGCGGCAATCGAATTCGTCGAGGATAGGGACGATCGCCGGTTCTTCGATCCCGCCCGCAAGATCGGTCCGCAGGTCGCATCCGCCCTTCTCGAACGCGGCGTCATCGGCCGCGCCATGCCGCAGGGCGACATTCTCGGCTTCGCTCCACCGCTCTGCCTCAGCCGGGAAGAAGCAGACGTCGTCGTCAAGGCGGCTGCGGACGCGATCGAGAGTGTTTTCAAAACCATCTGA
- a CDS encoding NAD-dependent succinate-semialdehyde dehydrogenase, producing MTAVFARPDFHDALSRLADRHLLRDLAYVGGRWIAGATGKSFAVADPASSATLAWVASLDAEETAMAIDAASQAFAAWRAMLPQHRAAILQKWHALMLAAREDLALIMTLEQGKPLAEARGEIDYAASFIEWYAEEGKRLNAESVTSHLAGAEMIVRREALGVVGIVTPWNFPSAMLTRKAAAALAAGCTVVAHPSSETPLSALALAELGERAGIPAGVFNVVTGHAATIVGRMCSDSRLRAMSFTGSTEVGRLIAGQCAPTMKRLVMELGGHAPLIVFDDADVAKAVEIAVGAKFATSGQDCLAANRIFVQRRIADVFATAFTARIGALKVGAGIEAESEIGPLMHERAVVKVEDQVADALARGARLVAGGSRHRAGPLFYQPTLLTDVPADALIMREETFGPVAALAIFDTEEEVVARANDTEYGLVAYVVTENGARQMRLGRALEYGMVAINRVKITGGPVPFGGWKQSGLGREGSRHGLEAFTELKYLCIDTAA from the coding sequence ATGACCGCCGTGTTTGCCCGCCCCGACTTTCATGATGCGCTGTCACGGCTTGCCGACCGTCATCTCCTGCGCGATCTCGCCTATGTCGGCGGCCGGTGGATCGCAGGGGCCACAGGCAAAAGCTTCGCTGTTGCGGATCCGGCCTCTTCGGCAACGCTGGCATGGGTTGCGAGCCTCGATGCTGAGGAGACGGCGATGGCGATCGATGCGGCGTCGCAGGCCTTTGCCGCTTGGCGCGCGATGCTGCCGCAGCACCGCGCGGCGATCCTGCAGAAATGGCACGCGTTGATGCTCGCCGCCAGGGAAGATCTGGCGCTGATCATGACGCTCGAACAGGGCAAGCCGCTTGCCGAAGCGCGCGGTGAGATCGACTACGCCGCCTCCTTCATCGAGTGGTATGCCGAAGAAGGCAAGCGGCTGAACGCCGAAAGCGTCACCAGCCATCTAGCCGGAGCGGAAATGATTGTCCGGCGCGAGGCGCTTGGGGTCGTCGGCATCGTCACGCCTTGGAATTTCCCTTCCGCCATGCTCACCCGTAAGGCGGCCGCAGCACTTGCCGCCGGCTGCACGGTCGTCGCCCACCCCTCCTCGGAAACGCCGCTTTCTGCCCTGGCGCTTGCCGAACTCGGCGAACGGGCCGGTATTCCCGCCGGCGTCTTTAACGTGGTCACCGGCCATGCTGCAACGATCGTCGGACGGATGTGCAGCGATAGCCGCCTGCGCGCCATGAGCTTCACGGGTTCGACCGAAGTTGGACGCCTGATCGCCGGCCAGTGCGCGCCGACCATGAAGCGGCTGGTAATGGAACTCGGCGGGCACGCGCCGCTGATTGTCTTCGACGATGCCGATGTCGCGAAAGCCGTCGAGATCGCCGTCGGTGCCAAGTTTGCCACGTCAGGCCAGGATTGCCTTGCCGCCAATCGCATTTTTGTCCAGCGGCGCATCGCCGATGTCTTCGCCACGGCTTTTACCGCGCGCATCGGCGCGCTGAAGGTCGGCGCAGGCATCGAAGCTGAAAGCGAAATCGGGCCGCTGATGCATGAACGCGCTGTCGTCAAGGTCGAGGACCAGGTTGCCGACGCCTTGGCGCGTGGCGCGCGGCTCGTTGCAGGCGGCAGCCGCCATAGAGCCGGCCCACTCTTTTATCAGCCGACGCTTTTGACGGATGTGCCGGCGGATGCGCTGATCATGCGCGAGGAGACTTTCGGGCCTGTGGCAGCACTTGCCATTTTCGATACGGAGGAAGAGGTCGTCGCCCGTGCCAACGACACCGAATATGGCCTGGTCGCCTATGTCGTCACCGAGAATGGCGCCCGCCAGATGCGCCTCGGCCGCGCGCTGGAATACGGCATGGTGGCGATCAATCGCGTGAAGATCACCGGCGGCCCCGTCCCCTTCGGCGGGTGGAAGCAGTCCGGCCTCGGCCGGGAAGGCTCCCGCCACGGGCTCGAGGCTTTCACCGAGCTCAAGTATCTCTGCATCGACACCGCCGCCTGA
- a CDS encoding Lrp/AsnC family transcriptional regulator: MKLDAIDLRILDAVQHDGRITKLALAEKAGLSPTPCWMRLRKLEKAGIITGYHARIAPRRIAPVASVMMEVTLANHRQADFERFERAVAATPEIVACWSVGGGVDYILKIMAADIDAYQRLVDGLLDRQLGIDRYFTYIVTKTVKEDTVLPVSSFAVSGEEQSAS, translated from the coding sequence ATGAAGCTCGACGCCATCGACTTGCGCATCCTCGACGCCGTCCAGCACGACGGCCGCATTACCAAGCTGGCGCTGGCCGAAAAGGCAGGGCTGTCGCCGACGCCGTGCTGGATGCGGCTGCGCAAGCTCGAAAAGGCGGGGATCATTACCGGCTACCACGCCCGGATCGCCCCGCGGCGCATTGCGCCGGTGGCCAGCGTGATGATGGAAGTGACGCTCGCCAATCATCGCCAGGCCGATTTCGAGCGCTTCGAGCGCGCCGTTGCCGCAACTCCCGAGATCGTCGCCTGCTGGTCGGTCGGCGGCGGCGTCGACTATATCCTGAAAATCATGGCGGCCGATATCGACGCCTATCAGCGGCTGGTCGACGGCCTTCTCGACCGCCAACTCGGCATCGACCGCTACTTCACCTACATCGTCACCAAGACGGTGAAGGAGGATACAGTCCTTCCGGTCTCTTCCTTCGCCGTCTCCGGGGAAGAACAGAGCGCCTCCTAG
- a CDS encoding PLP-dependent aminotransferase family protein produces the protein MTNWRPDPSQLRRPAYLSLAEQIANAITDGKLSDGTQLPPHRKLADDLHLSVQTVSRAYDELSRRGLISGEIGRGSFVQTRPPEPEPPYLPERLGEVIDLSILKPVCEQIHLERLRQAFGWLSENLPSSSALSFRPNMVFPRHRAVAAEWLERCGLDVSPLNISVTNGATSGMTVALMSVAPPGSTVATETISHHTLVPLSSYLGLHLEGLAIDEEGMIPEALDEACRTGPVRAIFLQPSVINPMAALMSAKRRQALAAVAAKHDIAIIENDILGPMVEDRAPPMAAFAPERTLYVTSFTKITVPGLRIGYLVAPDRYVAAVANRHLVSSWMATPAMAEIATRWVSDGTAMELVNWQRRALVGRHAIAADMLAGLFYRTHPQSLHVWLPLSGNHTEDGFVSQARLRGVAIAPGKSFRTADHGWTPAVRISLGSTTEGELRTGLGIVASLAQGNPEELLLAI, from the coding sequence ATGACAAATTGGCGTCCCGATCCCTCGCAACTCCGCCGCCCTGCCTATCTCTCGCTCGCCGAGCAGATCGCCAATGCGATCACCGACGGCAAGCTCTCCGACGGCACGCAATTGCCGCCGCATCGCAAGCTGGCGGATGATCTGCATCTTTCCGTGCAGACGGTGAGCCGCGCTTATGACGAGCTGAGCCGCCGCGGACTGATATCGGGCGAGATCGGACGCGGCAGCTTCGTGCAGACGCGGCCGCCCGAGCCGGAGCCGCCTTACCTGCCGGAACGGCTGGGGGAGGTGATCGATCTTTCGATCCTGAAACCGGTCTGCGAGCAGATCCATCTGGAAAGGCTACGCCAGGCCTTCGGCTGGCTCTCCGAGAATCTGCCTTCCAGCTCGGCCCTGTCGTTCCGGCCGAATATGGTTTTTCCCCGCCATCGTGCCGTTGCTGCCGAATGGCTGGAGCGCTGCGGGCTCGACGTATCGCCGCTGAACATCAGCGTGACGAATGGCGCGACTTCGGGCATGACGGTGGCGCTGATGAGCGTCGCCCCGCCCGGTTCGACCGTTGCCACCGAGACGATCAGCCATCATACGCTGGTGCCGCTCTCCAGCTATCTCGGCCTGCATCTCGAGGGGCTGGCGATCGACGAGGAGGGGATGATACCCGAAGCGCTTGATGAAGCCTGCCGGACGGGGCCGGTCCGGGCGATCTTCCTGCAGCCGTCGGTGATCAATCCGATGGCGGCGCTGATGAGCGCCAAGCGCCGGCAAGCTCTGGCAGCCGTTGCCGCCAAACACGACATAGCAATCATCGAAAATGACATTCTCGGCCCGATGGTCGAGGACCGCGCGCCACCGATGGCCGCCTTCGCGCCGGAACGCACGCTCTACGTCACGAGCTTCACGAAGATCACCGTTCCCGGCCTCAGGATCGGTTATCTCGTTGCCCCTGACCGCTATGTCGCCGCCGTTGCCAACCGGCATCTGGTCTCCAGTTGGATGGCGACACCGGCGATGGCCGAAATCGCCACCCGCTGGGTCAGCGACGGAACGGCGATGGAACTCGTCAACTGGCAGCGCCGCGCCCTTGTCGGGCGCCATGCGATCGCCGCGGATATGCTGGCCGGCCTGTTCTATCGAACGCATCCGCAAAGCCTGCATGTATGGCTGCCGCTTTCCGGCAACCATACGGAAGATGGTTTCGTGTCGCAGGCAAGGCTGCGGGGCGTGGCGATCGCGCCGGGCAAATCCTTCCGCACCGCCGATCACGGCTGGACGCCGGCGGTGCGCATCTCGCTCGGCTCGACGACGGAAGGCGAGCTGCGGACGGGACTGGGGATCGTTGCCTCACTGGCGCAGGGAAATCCCGAAGAGCTGCTGCTCGCAATTTGA
- the ehuA gene encoding ectoine/hydroxyectoine ABC transporter ATP-binding protein EhuA, with amino-acid sequence MPAPIIRIDNIVKRYGPLTVLDGLSMNVMPGEKLALIGPSGSGKTTILRILMTLETISGGHIEVDGEQLYHMPNGNGLVAADERHLHRMREKIGMVFQHFNLFPHKCVLDNVTLAPMLTKGIKRPQAEKRAMELLDMVGLADKARSVPAQLSGGQKQRVAIARALALSPKIMLFDEVTSALDPELVEEVLNVMRRLASETDMTMLLVTHEMGFAHDFADRVLFFDRGRIVEEGKPGDIFRNPTQERTQIFLRKIIAAGHRV; translated from the coding sequence ATGCCTGCGCCCATCATCCGCATCGACAACATCGTCAAGAGATACGGCCCGCTGACCGTGCTCGACGGCCTGTCGATGAATGTCATGCCGGGCGAGAAACTGGCGCTGATCGGGCCGTCCGGCTCCGGCAAGACGACGATCCTGCGCATCCTGATGACGCTCGAAACGATCAGCGGCGGCCATATCGAGGTCGATGGCGAGCAGCTCTATCACATGCCGAATGGCAACGGGCTGGTGGCGGCCGATGAACGGCATCTGCATCGCATGCGCGAGAAGATCGGCATGGTCTTTCAGCACTTCAATCTATTCCCGCACAAATGCGTGCTCGACAATGTGACGCTGGCGCCGATGCTGACCAAGGGCATCAAGCGGCCCCAAGCCGAAAAGCGGGCAATGGAGCTTCTCGACATGGTCGGTCTCGCCGATAAGGCTAGAAGCGTGCCGGCGCAGCTTTCCGGCGGGCAGAAGCAGCGCGTCGCCATCGCCCGGGCGCTGGCGCTGTCACCGAAGATCATGCTGTTCGACGAGGTGACCTCGGCGCTCGACCCGGAGCTGGTCGAGGAGGTGCTGAACGTCATGCGCCGTCTCGCCTCCGAGACCGACATGACGATGCTGCTCGTCACCCACGAGATGGGCTTTGCCCACGACTTTGCCGACCGCGTGCTGTTCTTCGATCGCGGCAGGATCGTTGAGGAAGGCAAACCCGGCGACATTTTTCGCAATCCGACGCAGGAGAGGACGCAGATCTTCTTGCGCAAGATCATCGCGGCAGGGCACCGCGTCTGA